One Ranitomeya imitator isolate aRanImi1 chromosome 1, aRanImi1.pri, whole genome shotgun sequence DNA window includes the following coding sequences:
- the NOP10 gene encoding H/ACA ribonucleoprotein complex subunit 3 — MFLQYYLNEQGERVYTMKNVSPSGQPTSSAHPARFSPDDKYSRHRVSIKKRFGLLLTQQPRPVL, encoded by the exons ATGTTCCTGCAGTATTACCTGAACGAGCAGGGAGAGCGGGTGTACACCATGAAG AATGTATCTCCTAGTGGACAGCCGACCTCTTCGGCTCATCCTGCTCGCTTCTCTCCAGATGACAAGTACTCCCGGCACCGCGTCTCCATTAAGAAGCGATTTGGCCTATTGCTAACTCAGCAGCCAAGACCTGTTTTGTGA